The following are encoded in a window of Pan troglodytes isolate AG18354 chromosome 4, NHGRI_mPanTro3-v2.0_pri, whole genome shotgun sequence genomic DNA:
- the ZBED3 gene encoding zinc finger BED domain-containing protein 3, translating into MRSSEPACTMDQARGLDDAAARGGQCPGLGPAPTPTPPGRLGAPYSEAWGYFHLAPGRPGHPSGHWATCRLCGEQVGRGPGFHAGTSALWRHLRSAHRRELESSGARSSPPAAPCPPPPGPAAAPEGDWARLLEQMGALAVRGSRRERELERREAAVEQGERALERRRRALQEEERAAAQARRELQAEREALQARLREVSRREGALGWAPAAPPPLKDDPEGDRDGCVITKVLL; encoded by the coding sequence ATGAGGAGTAGCGAGCCGGCCTGCACCATGGACCAGGCCCGCGGGCTGGACGACGCGGCGGCGCGGGGCGGTCAGTGTCCGGGACTGGGGCCGGCGCCGACGCCGACGCCTCCCGGCCGCCTGGGGGCGCCATACTCCGAGGCCTGGGGCTACTTCCACCTGGCGCCGGGGCGCCCCGGGCATCCGTCGGGCCACTGGGCCACCTGCCGTCTGTGCGGGGAGCAGGTGGGCCGCGGCCCGGGCTTCCACGCGGGGACCTCGGCGTTGTGGAGGCACCTGAGGAGCGCGCACCGGCGGGAGCTGGAGAGCAGCGGCGCCCGGAGCTCCCCACCTGCCGCGCCCTGCCCGCCGCCGCCCGGTCCCGCTGCGGCCCCCGAGGGCGACTGGGCGCGCCTGCTGGAACAGATGGGCGCGCTGGCCGTGCGCGGCAGCCGGCGGGAGCGGGAGCTGGAGCGGCGCGAGGCGGCCGTGGAGCAGGGCGAGCGCGCCCTGGAGCGGAGGCGGAGGGCGCTGCAGGAGGAGGAGCGCGCCGCGGCCCAGGCGCGCCGGGAACTGCAGGCCGAGCGGGAGGCGCTGCAGGCGCGGCTGCGGGAGGTGAGCCGCCGTGAGGGCGCCCTGGGCTGGGCCCCCGCTGCGCCGCCGCCGCTCAAGGACGACCCCGAGGGTGACAGGGACGGCTGCGTCATCACAAAGGTCCTCCTGTAG